One Actinomyces marmotae DNA window includes the following coding sequences:
- the rpmH gene encoding 50S ribosomal protein L34, which yields MSKRTFQPNNRRRAKVHGFRKRMSTRAGRAVLASRRRKGRARLAA from the coding sequence GTGAGCAAGCGGACCTTCCAGCCGAACAACCGCCGTCGCGCCAAGGTGCACGGTTTCCGCAAGCGCATGAGCACCCGCGCTGGCCGCGCCGTTCTCGCCTCGCGCCGCCGCAAGGGCCGCGCGCGTCTC